From Verrucomicrobiota bacterium, one genomic window encodes:
- a CDS encoding Gfo/Idh/MocA family oxidoreductase, which translates to MPSTLRCAVIGTGAIGLDHLNSFLHCRRATVAAIAESSPERAKEASERYKIPRSYADYRELLDQPDIDAVTIALPNHLHAPVAIEALKARKHVLLEKPMAMNATEAAKIIDTAKKMRRTLMVGQNFRFDRQTQIAKQFIQRGDLGEIYHARAFWMRRSGIPRTGSWFTQKKLAGGGCTVDLGVHMLDACLHLMEDFEVTRVSAQTFAKFGPRGLGELDWGRSEINPQKPFDVDDYSIALLRFKSGKTVTLETSWAANHPSEAREYGVDLLGTTAGLSLYPARLFRSGPCGYETIQLATPKVLPHEDRIQHFINCALDGKKPLVPVEESLKVQEILDAIYESAASGKEVKIG; encoded by the coding sequence ATGCCTTCAACACTTCGTTGCGCGGTCATCGGCACGGGCGCTATTGGCCTCGATCACTTGAACAGTTTTCTGCACTGTCGTCGCGCCACGGTGGCCGCCATCGCCGAGAGCAGTCCGGAGCGGGCCAAAGAAGCCTCCGAACGTTACAAAATCCCCCGCAGCTATGCCGATTACCGGGAACTGCTCGACCAGCCGGACATCGACGCCGTCACCATCGCGCTGCCGAACCATCTGCACGCGCCGGTTGCCATCGAAGCCTTGAAGGCGCGCAAGCACGTCTTGCTGGAAAAGCCGATGGCGATGAATGCTACCGAAGCTGCCAAGATCATCGACACCGCAAAGAAGATGCGACGCACCCTCATGGTCGGGCAGAATTTCCGGTTCGATCGCCAGACGCAGATTGCAAAACAATTCATCCAACGTGGCGACTTGGGAGAAATCTATCATGCCCGCGCCTTTTGGATGAGGCGCAGTGGCATCCCGCGAACGGGTTCCTGGTTTACGCAAAAGAAACTGGCCGGTGGCGGATGCACGGTCGATCTCGGCGTGCACATGCTCGACGCCTGCCTGCATCTGATGGAGGATTTCGAGGTGACACGCGTCTCGGCGCAGACCTTCGCCAAGTTCGGCCCGCGCGGTCTCGGAGAATTGGACTGGGGACGGAGTGAAATCAATCCCCAAAAACCGTTCGACGTGGACGATTACAGCATCGCCTTGCTCAGATTCAAGAGTGGCAAGACGGTGACGCTCGAAACGAGTTGGGCCGCCAACCATCCCAGCGAGGCGCGCGAATACGGTGTTGATTTGCTCGGCACGACCGCCGGGCTTTCTCTCTATCCGGCGCGGCTGTTTCGCAGCGGGCCGTGCGGTTATGAGACCATCCAGCTCGCCACGCCGAAAGTGTTGCCGCACGAAGACCGCATCCAGCATTTCATCAACTGCGCGCTCGACGGCAAAAAGCCGCTCGTTCCAGTCGAGGAATCTTTGAAGGTGCAGGAAATCCTTGATGCGATTTACGAATCGGCGGCCAGCGGTAAAGAGGTAAAGATCGGCTGA
- a CDS encoding PIN domain-containing protein, which yields MILVDTSVIVAWLDGTHKHHKACTDALDTCAARDTLAVSSVTYSELASGARTRESVDEALQGFEQIDLDFASAWRAGIAFRQYRSGSEVKSVLPDFFIRAQAAVLNLPHLTNDRRRVKSFPDVDFEFVD from the coding sequence ATGATTCTGGTGGACACTTCGGTGATCGTGGCCTGGTTGGACGGGACACATAAGCACCATAAAGCCTGCACCGACGCGTTGGACACGTGCGCGGCGCGGGACACGCTCGCGGTGAGCAGCGTCACCTATTCGGAATTGGCGTCCGGCGCGCGCACGCGCGAAAGCGTGGACGAGGCATTGCAAGGTTTTGAGCAGATTGATCTGGATTTCGCTTCTGCCTGGCGCGCTGGTATAGCGTTTCGACAATACCGTTCGGGCAGTGAGGTGAAATCCGTGCTGCCTGACTTTTTCATCCGCGCACAGGCAGCGGTTTTGAACCTCCCGCATTTGACCAACGACCGCCGCCGAGTCAAATCCTTCCCGGACGTGGATTTTGAATTCGTTGATTAA
- the pyrF gene encoding orotidine-5'-phosphate decarboxylase — MQNAIIVALDVPELETALRLADALAPVVGAFKIGSELFTSDGPEIVRRIRGTGADVFLDLKFHDIPNTVAKAVAAATRLDVQMLTVHAGGGLEMMRAAEHSAQQTALQSGRNAPLVLGVTVLTSLESHELSEVGLDGNVGRQVERLATLAAKAGLRGLVCSPLEITALRQFLPAKMQLVTPGIRTGTEKADDQKRTLSAREAIDAGADWLVIGRPIYAAENPRAAAEKILASLK, encoded by the coding sequence ATGCAAAACGCGATCATCGTGGCGCTGGACGTTCCGGAACTTGAAACCGCCTTGCGCCTGGCGGACGCACTCGCTCCCGTCGTCGGCGCTTTCAAAATCGGCAGCGAATTGTTCACCAGCGACGGGCCGGAAATCGTTCGCCGGATCCGCGGCACCGGCGCCGACGTCTTTCTTGACCTGAAGTTTCACGACATCCCCAATACCGTCGCCAAAGCTGTGGCTGCCGCCACTCGACTTGACGTGCAGATGCTCACCGTGCACGCGGGCGGCGGACTCGAAATGATGCGCGCGGCAGAACATTCGGCGCAACAAACCGCGTTGCAATCCGGCCGTAACGCGCCACTCGTCCTCGGCGTTACGGTGCTGACCAGCCTCGAAAGCCATGAGTTAAGCGAAGTCGGCTTGGATGGAAACGTTGGTCGGCAGGTGGAACGACTGGCCACGTTGGCCGCCAAAGCTGGATTGCGTGGATTGGTTTGTTCGCCCTTGGAAATCACGGCGCTGCGGCAATTCCTGCCGGCGAAGATGCAGTTGGTCACTCCCGGCATCCGCACTGGCACTGAAAAAGCCGACGACCAGAAACGCACGCTCAGTGCGCGTGAAGCCATCGACGCCGGCGCCGACTGGCTGGTCATTGGCCGGCCAATTTACGCGGCGGAAAATCCGCGCGCCGCCGCGGAAAAGATTTTGGCGTCTCTGAAGTGA
- a CDS encoding type II/IV secretion system protein, giving the protein MSQTASYLQASETVESIEIGTLVNHIVADAIKAGASDIHIEPWETSLCVRIRLNGVLSELIHLPLDLMEKVAGRFKVMANLVTYQTGLPQEGHAPADPDLGGVELRISVFPTVRGEKIVVRIFDPSNRSFDLHALGFEEETLKTLLQLLSRPSGLILLTGPTGSGKTTSIYAALYHLVQKHGSTISIATVEDPVEFNLPMISQAQVKPAQNFTYPVALRSLMRQDPQVIMVGEIRDAETAAIAVQAGLTGHLVISTIHSGIAAGVFARLINMDIEPFLLASSIAGVLGLRLVRMNCPNCAQPYQPEPSSLAVLPAEVIESAQFSRGAGCDQCLQTGYSGRIAVTELLVVNEVVRDAILKKLPTRSLQEVITAQGMQTLWQNGLRRVIKGQTTLEEMLRVLAIDQL; this is encoded by the coding sequence GTGAGCCAAACCGCATCATATCTCCAGGCCAGCGAAACAGTTGAGAGCATCGAAATCGGCACGCTCGTCAACCACATCGTGGCCGACGCCATCAAAGCCGGAGCCAGCGACATCCACATTGAGCCGTGGGAAACGTCGCTCTGCGTGCGCATCCGGCTCAACGGCGTGCTCAGCGAACTGATTCATCTGCCGCTTGATCTAATGGAAAAAGTCGCCGGTCGCTTCAAGGTCATGGCCAACCTCGTGACCTACCAAACTGGTTTGCCGCAGGAAGGTCACGCGCCCGCCGACCCCGACCTCGGCGGCGTGGAGTTGCGCATCTCGGTGTTCCCGACCGTGCGTGGTGAGAAAATTGTCGTGCGGATTTTTGATCCCAGCAATCGGAGTTTCGACCTCCACGCCCTCGGCTTTGAGGAAGAGACGTTGAAAACGTTGTTGCAACTGCTCTCGCGACCAAGCGGATTGATCCTGTTGACCGGGCCGACCGGTTCGGGAAAAACCACGTCGATCTATGCAGCGCTTTACCACCTCGTTCAAAAGCACGGCTCCACCATCAGCATCGCCACCGTGGAAGACCCGGTGGAATTCAACCTGCCGATGATCAGTCAGGCGCAGGTGAAACCCGCGCAGAATTTCACTTATCCCGTCGCGCTCCGCTCGTTGATGCGACAAGACCCGCAAGTCATCATGGTCGGTGAAATCCGCGACGCGGAAACCGCCGCCATCGCGGTGCAAGCCGGACTGACCGGCCATCTTGTCATCAGCACCATTCACAGCGGCATTGCCGCCGGCGTGTTTGCGCGGTTAATCAACATGGACATCGAACCGTTCCTGCTTGCTTCGAGCATTGCCGGGGTGCTCGGCTTGCGTCTGGTACGCATGAACTGTCCGAACTGCGCCCAGCCGTATCAGCCTGAGCCAAGTTCGCTGGCCGTGTTACCAGCGGAGGTTATCGAATCGGCGCAGTTCAGTCGCGGCGCCGGCTGCGACCAATGTCTGCAAACCGGTTACTCCGGGCGCATTGCGGTGACGGAACTGCTCGTCGTCAACGAAGTCGTGCGTGACGCCATCTTGAAAAAATTGCCGACGCGCTCTCTCCAGGAAGTCATTACCGCCCAAGGCATGCAAACGCTCTGGCAAAACGGCCTGCGCCGCGTAATCAAAGGCCAGACTACCCTCGAAGAAATGCTGCGCGTGCTGGCGATTGATCAGCTTTGA
- a CDS encoding S8 family serine peptidase produces MIKPKAGISLGTLASFHALQKGEATRTFAGIGNIQVVRLPKGETVPNFIRKYEQSGLVEYAEPDYIVHLAAAAPNDPKYLDGTLWGLNNTGQFSGTVDADIDAPEGWEVLHSASNIVVAVIDTGVRYTHEDLAANMWVNPNDGSHGLCVVTNANTGMLDPKDPNDDYGHGTLVAGILGGVGNNGKGVTGVAWRVQIMACKFIDNLGNGTYSDAIACIDYARTNGAKIINASWGDYGFSMSLSNAIYSARNADIIFVAAAGNNATDVDISPYYPAGYDIDNIVSVAASTRYDSMAGFSNYGVTNVDLAAPGENICSTYFNSDSDYLDQFSVLAKGTSFAAPYVSGTFALMLVKYPTETPQQIISRLLAATDPLPAFTGKCVTGGRLNFQKAIGPPIRLTAVPTVSNGPFQLHLSGDPNRTYVIQVTTNFLSWTPVFTNITSTNGAFDFSDDQSTNSSSRIYRAVSAP; encoded by the coding sequence TTGATCAAGCCCAAGGCCGGAATCAGCCTGGGCACGCTCGCCAGCTTTCACGCGCTTCAAAAGGGCGAAGCAACGCGCACGTTCGCGGGCATCGGCAACATACAAGTCGTCCGTCTGCCAAAAGGCGAAACCGTTCCAAACTTCATCCGAAAGTACGAACAAAGCGGCCTGGTCGAATACGCCGAACCGGATTACATCGTGCATCTGGCCGCCGCCGCGCCGAATGATCCGAAGTATCTCGATGGCACGCTGTGGGGTTTGAACAACACCGGACAATTCAGTGGCACGGTGGACGCGGACATCGACGCGCCGGAGGGTTGGGAGGTGTTGCATTCAGCCAGCAATATTGTCGTGGCGGTGATCGACACGGGCGTTCGTTACACGCACGAAGACTTGGCGGCCAACATGTGGGTGAACCCCAACGATGGCAGTCATGGCCTGTGCGTGGTGACAAACGCGAACACCGGGATGTTGGATCCCAAGGACCCCAACGACGATTACGGGCACGGTACGCTCGTCGCCGGCATTCTCGGTGGCGTGGGCAACAACGGCAAAGGTGTCACGGGCGTGGCGTGGCGCGTGCAAATCATGGCTTGCAAATTCATCGACAACTTGGGCAACGGCACCTACTCCGACGCGATTGCCTGCATTGATTACGCGCGAACCAATGGCGCGAAAATCATCAATGCAAGCTGGGGTGACTATGGTTTCTCGATGTCGTTGTCCAATGCGATTTACAGCGCGCGCAATGCCGACATCATTTTTGTCGCCGCTGCCGGCAATAACGCTACCGACGTTGACATCAGCCCATACTATCCCGCGGGCTACGACATCGACAACATCGTATCGGTCGCCGCCAGCACCCGGTATGACTCGATGGCCGGTTTCTCCAACTATGGCGTCACGAATGTTGATCTCGCCGCGCCCGGCGAAAACATTTGTTCCACCTATTTTAATTCCGACAGTGACTACCTCGACCAGTTCAGTGTGCTTGCCAAGGGGACTTCCTTTGCCGCGCCCTATGTCTCCGGCACCTTCGCGCTGATGCTGGTCAAATACCCCACGGAAACACCACAACAAATCATCAGCCGCCTGCTGGCGGCCACTGACCCATTGCCGGCGTTCACCGGCAAATGTGTCACCGGCGGACGGCTGAACTTTCAAAAGGCGATCGGCCCGCCCATCCGCTTGACTGCCGTTCCGACTGTGAGCAACGGCCCGTTCCAGTTGCATCTCTCCGGCGACCCGAATCGCACTTATGTCATCCAGGTCACGACAAATTTCCTGAGTTGGACGCCGGTCTTCACCAACATCACCTCGACCAACGGCGCATTTGACTTCAGCGACGACCAGTCCACGAACTCCAGTTCGCGCATCTACCGCGCCGTGTCCGCGCCCTAA
- the eboE gene encoding metabolite traffic protein EboE, translating into MKLNHGLHLAYCTNIHRGETWQETFESLQTHTLAVKQRVCPDQPYAIGLRLSNQAAQELSERATLLAFKKWLDQNRCYVFTINGFPFGRFHGTRVKEQVYKPDWTTPERLDYTKLLFDLLSQLVPMGVEGSVSTVPASFKGFVTIPEELKMIRDNLWHCIEHIARVSKQTGRKLHLGLEPEPLCLLETSGETVQFFDRLRAEHRHDPRIDEHLGVNYDTCHLAVEFEEPRNAIALFRQHNIKISKLHLSSALKVRPTQEVRQALAAFADDIYLHQVVVCNPDGTLNIFRDLGDALSPQYEIENPEATEWRIHFHIPLHAPASTWYETTSDHVLGILDLLQWNPALCSHLEMETYTWEVLPPELKDRSVVDQLVAEYEWTLQRLAERGLANQ; encoded by the coding sequence ATGAAACTGAACCACGGCCTGCATCTCGCCTATTGCACGAACATTCATCGTGGCGAGACCTGGCAGGAGACATTTGAATCGCTCCAGACGCACACGCTGGCCGTGAAGCAAAGGGTTTGTCCCGACCAGCCGTATGCCATCGGGCTGCGCTTGAGCAACCAGGCGGCGCAGGAGTTGAGCGAACGCGCCACGTTGCTGGCGTTCAAAAAATGGCTCGACCAGAACCGTTGCTACGTTTTCACCATCAACGGATTTCCTTTTGGCCGGTTTCATGGGACGCGCGTCAAGGAACAGGTCTATAAGCCGGACTGGACGACGCCGGAAAGATTGGATTACACGAAGCTGCTGTTTGACCTGCTGTCTCAATTGGTGCCGATGGGCGTCGAAGGCAGCGTCAGCACCGTGCCTGCGTCGTTCAAAGGGTTCGTCACGATTCCCGAAGAGTTGAAGATGATTCGGGACAATCTCTGGCACTGTATCGAGCACATCGCCCGCGTCAGCAAACAAACCGGACGCAAATTGCATCTCGGTCTGGAGCCGGAACCCCTTTGTCTGCTGGAAACCAGCGGTGAAACCGTTCAGTTCTTCGACCGACTGCGCGCCGAGCATCGACACGATCCGCGAATTGATGAACATCTCGGCGTCAACTACGACACCTGTCATCTCGCCGTTGAATTTGAAGAGCCGCGTAATGCCATCGCATTGTTCCGACAACACAACATCAAGATCAGCAAACTCCATCTCAGTTCGGCGTTGAAGGTGCGCCCCACGCAGGAAGTCCGTCAGGCGCTCGCCGCCTTTGCCGACGACATTTATCTGCACCAGGTCGTCGTGTGCAATCCGGACGGGACGTTGAATATTTTTCGCGACCTCGGCGACGCGCTCAGTCCGCAATATGAAATTGAAAATCCGGAAGCGACCGAGTGGCGGATTCATTTTCACATTCCTCTGCACGCGCCAGCATCGACGTGGTACGAAACCACATCGGATCACGTTCTAGGCATCCTTGATTTGTTGCAGTGGAACCCGGCGCTGTGCTCGCATCTCGAAATGGAAACTTACACCTGGGAAGTGCTACCGCCGGAATTGAAGGACCGCAGCGTGGTCGATCAACTCGTGGCGGAATACGAATGGACATTACAACGTCTCGCCGAGCGGGGACTGGCCAACCAATGA
- a CDS encoding UbiA family prenyltransferase: MIQLTQPPFWRTLLILGRVSNLPTVWSNCLAGWLLSDGGRSREFWWMMLGATLLYTGGMFLNDAFDADFDAQHRRERPIPSGAIELKTVWQLGLALLAGGAAVLILLGNTTGTLAVILLVCILVYDAIHKLITFSPLLMAMCRFLLYLVAASVGLNGVTGWAIWCGLALAAYIIGLSYLARKESTHAPFRYWPCLLLATAVFLALLMNPREYQRAALLVSAIFGLWVIRSLRFTFWNSERNIGRTVSGLLAGIPLVDLLAVADCTREQSLVFFLLFIAALLFQRFVPAT, encoded by the coding sequence ATGATCCAACTGACCCAACCTCCGTTCTGGCGAACGCTCCTCATTTTGGGTCGCGTCTCCAACCTGCCCACCGTCTGGTCGAATTGCCTGGCTGGCTGGTTGCTGAGCGACGGAGGCAGGTCACGAGAATTCTGGTGGATGATGCTGGGCGCGACGCTGCTTTACACCGGCGGCATGTTTCTCAATGACGCGTTCGACGCCGATTTTGACGCTCAACATCGGCGCGAACGGCCCATTCCCTCCGGCGCCATTGAGTTGAAAACGGTGTGGCAATTAGGATTGGCGTTGCTGGCTGGTGGCGCGGCAGTGTTGATTCTACTGGGCAACACCACGGGCACCCTTGCCGTGATTCTGTTGGTTTGCATTCTCGTTTACGACGCGATTCACAAGCTCATCACTTTTTCGCCGTTGTTGATGGCGATGTGCCGGTTTCTGCTCTACTTGGTAGCGGCGTCCGTCGGACTGAATGGCGTCACTGGCTGGGCGATCTGGTGCGGACTGGCGTTGGCAGCCTACATCATCGGCCTGAGCTATCTCGCCCGCAAGGAAAGCACCCACGCGCCTTTTCGTTACTGGCCGTGTCTCCTTCTCGCGACGGCTGTCTTTCTCGCGCTGCTGATGAACCCGCGTGAATATCAACGTGCCGCGTTGCTGGTCTCCGCGATCTTTGGCCTGTGGGTCATCCGCTCGTTGCGGTTCACGTTCTGGAACAGCGAACGCAACATCGGTCGCACCGTGAGCGGGCTGCTTGCCGGGATACCGCTGGTGGATTTGCTGGCCGTGGCGGATTGCACGCGCGAACAGAGTCTGGTGTTCTTCCTGTTGTTTATCGCCGCGTTGCTTTTTCAGCGTTTTGTGCCGGCGACGTGA